From the Manis pentadactyla isolate mManPen7 chromosome 7, mManPen7.hap1, whole genome shotgun sequence genome, one window contains:
- the LOC118918789 gene encoding EP300-interacting inhibitor of differentiation 2-like, with translation MFALPANSTVPNTDAEDGDRNGLQAEVGGGPPEPARARPEEPGEGLMAAAREVPVAAAGAAGMAEVARLVAEPAEEEGQEGWPGNGPGLAALPHGLYRVLSVGEIIHLYQQLYVMVVEVQEPELRGRFVEADFDAEYLWNPPRIDFDVLTGITMTPSAVIDPLVEELGCDKLIRRE, from the coding sequence ATGTTTGCGCTGCCGGCAAACAGCACTGTCCCGAATACCGACGCTGAGGATGGGGACCGCAACGGCCTGCAGGCGGAGGTAGGCGGCGGGCCGCCGGAGCCGGCCCGGGCGCGGCCTGAGGAGCCCGGGGAAGGTCTGATGGCGGCGGCCAGGGAAGTTCCAGTGGCGGCGGCCGGGGCAGCAGGGATGGCGGAGGTCGCCCGACTGGTGGCGGAGCCAGCGGAGGAAGAGGGTCAAGAGGGCTGGCCCGGGAACGGCCCCGGCCTGGCTGCGTTGCCTCACGGCCTTTATCGCGTGTTGAGCGTTGGGGAAATTATTCACCTGTATCAGCAGCTCTACGTGATGGTTGTGGAAGTGCAGGAGCCTGAACTCCGCGGGAGATTTGTGGAAGCCGATTTTGATGCCGAGTATCTGTGGAATCCTCCGAGGATTGATTTTGATGTTCTAACAGGTATAACTATGACTCCGTCTGCAGTGATCGACCCTCTGGTAGAAGAACTTGGTTGTGATAAGTTAATCAGAAGAGAATAG